Proteins co-encoded in one Apodemus sylvaticus chromosome 6, mApoSyl1.1, whole genome shotgun sequence genomic window:
- the LOC127687910 gene encoding WAS/WASL-interacting protein family member 3-like produces MQPHARQRAARPAPARLAGRPTAPPPRPPLAAPATRPPGSAPRRAPTLARAPPPPLGPLGPPRPGPRRRQRSVTAPLLSCLRSAPCQEGEALLHPGGRGGGLRRRPARGDPAGEARGGEAAGQGVGGERAAPPQRPSPPAPASTFCTARRGAGTPISAVQQRVLSKDAQQSWGPVLPAARSSGANLAARPAPQPFSRGGGGGDRARSCRRGSRTRSLPGTLGTVLPASPSPPAELPTAPGPRRGSSCSRRFAHSAAPADHLPTAGAERCQLSSLPPHRSPWVPVRVAPLPAAAAVPAPGSPTRPDLLPQSTK; encoded by the exons ATGCAG CCCCACGCGCGCCAAAGGGCAGCGCGTCCCGCCCCTGCCCGCCTGGCCGGCCGGCCCACCGCGCCCCCGCCTCGTCCGCCACTCGCAGCCCCTGCGACCCGGCCTCCCGGGTCCGCGCCCCGCCGGGCCCCGACTCTAGCGCGCGCCCCGCCTCCGCCGCTCGGCCCCCTTGGCCCGCCCCGGCCCGGCCCGCGGCGGCGGCAACGGAGTGTCACGGCGCCATTGCTCTCCTGCCTCCGCTCTGCACCATGTCAGGAAGGAGAAGCGCTCCTTCACCCGGGGGGCAGGGGCGGCGGCCTGCGGCGGCGGCCGGCGCGGGGGGACCCGGCGGGGGAGGCGCGGGGCGGGGAGGCAGCAGGACAGGGTGTGGGAGGGGAGCGAGCCGCACCGCCGCAGCGGCCGTCCCCTCCCGCGCCCGCCTCAACTTTTTGTACAGCCCGGAGAGGCGCGGGCACCCCGATCTCCGCGGTCCAGCAGCGGGTCCTCTCCAAAGACGCACAGCAGAGTTGGGGGCCGGTTCTCCCGGCAGCCCGCTCCTCCGGAGCAAACTTAGCGGCGCGGCCAGCCCCACAGCCATTTTCCCGGGGAGGCGGCGGAGGCGATCGTGCCCGCAGTTGTCGCCGCGGCTCCAGGACCCGATCGCTGCCCGGCACCCTGGGCACAGTCCTCCCTGCATCCCCCTCGCCGCCTGCGGAGCTCCCAACTGCACCGGGACCCCGTCGCGGCAGCAGCTGCTCCCGCCGCTTTGCCCATTCAGCGGCCCCCGCTGACCACCTACCTACTGCGGGTGCAGAGCGCTGTCAGCTCTCCAGTCTGCCGCCCCACCGATCGCCGTGGGTCCCAGTCCGGGTAGCACCGCTCCCGGCCGCAGCGGCAGTTCCTGCGCCGGGTTCCCCTACTCGCCCCGATTTACTGCCACAATCCACCAAATAA